The Kineococcus radiotolerans SRS30216 = ATCC BAA-149 genomic interval GACGGCCTGCCGCCCGTGGTGGCCGACGAGGCCGCCCTGGCGCGCACCGTCGCCGCGTTCGCCGCCGGCACCGGTCCCGTCGCCGTCGACGCCGAGCGCGCCTCGGGCTACCGCTACGGCCAGCGCGCGTTCCTCGTCCAGCTGCGCCGCGAGGGGGCCGGGACGGCGCTGATCGACCCCGACGCCCTCCCCGACCTCTCCTCCCTCGGCGCGGTCCTCGCCGACGCGGAGTGGGTGCTGCACGCCGCCAACCAGGACCTCCCGTGCCTGGCCGAGGTGGGCATGCGCCCCACCCGCCTCTTCGACACCGAGCTCGGTTCCCGCATCGCGGGGCTGCCGCGGGTCGGGCTCGGCGCGGTCGTGGAGGAGCTGCTCGGGCTGCGCCTGGCCAAGGAGCACTCCGCGGTGGACTGGTCCACGCGCCCGCTGCCCGAGCCGTGGCTGACCTACGCCGCCCTCGACGTGGAGGTCCTCGTCCAGGTGCGCGACGCCCTCGCCGAGCGCCTCGCCGCGCAGGGGAAGCTGGAGTGGGCCCTGGAGGAGTTCGCGGCCGTCGCCGACGCCCCGGCTCCGGTGCCCCCGGCCGAACCGTGGCGGCGCGTCTCGGGTCTGCACGCGGTGCGCTCGCGCCGGCAGCTCGCCGTGGTGCGGGCGCTGTGGCAGGCCCGCGACGAGGAGGCCCGCCGGCGCGACACCTCCCCCGGGCGGCTGCTGCCGGACTCCGCGATCGTCGCCGCCGCCCGCGCCACCCCCCGCACCCCCCAGGCGCTGGCCTCGACGTCGGGGTTCACCGGGCGGGCGGCGAAGTCGAAGCTGCAGACGTGGGCCGACGCGGTGGCCGCGGCCCTCGCCCTGCCCGAGGCCGACCTGCCCGCGCACACCCCCCGCGGCGACGGGCCGCCCCCGCCGCGGGCCTGGGCGGCCAAGGACCCCCTCGCCGCCGCCCGCCTGGGCGCGGCGCGGGCCGCGGTCACCGCGCTGGCCGAGGAGCACGGGCTGCCGGTGGAGAACCTCCTGCAGCCCGACGCGCTGCGGCGGGTGGCGTGGGCTCCCCCGCAGCCGCTGGAGGCCGAGGGGGTGCGGGCCGCGCTGGCCGCGCGGGGGGCCCGCCCCTGGCAGCTGGACCTCGTGGCCGCCCCGGTGGCCGCCGCGATGGCGCAGGCCCGGGTCACCGAGGCGGACCCCGGCCCGGCGCCGGTCGAGGACTGAGCCGACACCGCTCCGCTTGCCGCCGGGCCGTGCCTGCGTCAAGGTCGTACCCCGCCACGACGAGGTGGTGCGGCCGAACTCGACGGAGGTGGACGTGGAACGTCTCACCCTGCACGACCAGCTCTCCGCGGCCGCCATGGCCCGGCACTGGGTCTGCGACCACTGCCCCGAGCAGCACCTGCCCGCGGCCCGGCGCTGGATCGCGGAGCTGCTGACCAGCGAGCTCGTCGTCAACGCCCTCGCCCACGGCCGCGGGCCGGTGGTGCTGTCGCTGACCCACGACGAGGAGGGCATCCTCGTGGGGATCTCCGACTCCGACGAGCGGGTCCCCACCCTGCGCGCGCAGTCCCCGGGGGCCACCGCCGGGCGGGGGATCGCGCTGGTGGACGCGCTGGCCACCACCTGGGGCGTCTACGGCAGCGACGGCAGCCGCACCGACGCGGACACGGGGGGCTGGCCCCGCCCGCAGGAGTCCGGCGGCAAGACCGTCTGGTTCCACCTCGCCACCGGCTGACCCGTCCGGGGGACGCCGGGACGTGCGCCGGAGCGCTCTCGCCTACGGTCGGCCACGTGAGCCCCGAACAGCCGCCCCCCGTCCGGGCCCTCCTGCGACGCAGCGTGCTCGCGACCAGCGTGCTGGACGACCTCGACGTCGACCTCGACGACGACGGGGTCCGGCTGCCCGGGTGCAGCCCGCTGGAGTGGTCCGACCTGGCCCGCACGGCCGCCGGGGCGGACGAGGACGTCGCCCGGCTGCGGGTGGGCGAGCTGCTGCACGCCCACCGGGAGCTGCACCGCGACGGGGCCCGCACCGTGCCGCTGGCGATCCCGGTCGGCGCGGACCGCCACCCCGCCTACGGGTGGCCCCACGTCCCCCAGCTCGGGGGCGCGCTGGACCTCGGGCTGGGGGTCGTCGTCCGGACCGGGACCGGTGACCGCGCCCGGGAGCGGACCGTGCCGGTCCCCGTCGGCTCCGCCCGCGCCACGGGCCGCTCGCCCCGGCTGGGCGAGGTCGACCTCGCCCGGCTGGAGGACATCGGCGCCCTGGTGGCGCGCCGCCTCGTCCGCGACGCGGGCAGCCGCGGGCTGGGCGCCGGCGACGGCGTCCTGCGTCCCGTCGCCGGGTGCGACGTCCCGACCCTGCTGGCCTCGGCGACCCTGCGCGAGCACCTGGTCGCCGGACCCGACCGGACGGTGGGGAACGTGCTGCGCGCGATCGCCGTGCCCGACCGCACGCGCGGCTGGTTCGACCTGACCCGCATCGACCCCGCCTACGTGGGGGCGGCCTGGATGGCCACCGACGCGGCGGACCGCGGCTTCCGCCGGCCGGTGCTGGTGACCCGCTCGGAGGTGGCGCTCGCGCCGACCTCGCCGCGGCTGGTGGAGGACGTGCTCGCCGACTGAACCCCCGTGCGGGAGGCTGCGGTCGTGGTCCCGACCCGCGGTGCCGTCCGCCCGCCGTCCGCCGCCGTGCCCGCCGCCCTCCCCGCGGGGGCGCTCCCCGCGAGGGGTCCGGGGGCCCGGCGGTGAGCGCCGAGGAGGTCCTCGCCGCCGCGCGCGCGGGGCTGGACCGGCTGACGCCGCAGCGGTTGCGGGCCGAGCAGGAGGCGGGGGCGCTCGTCGTCGACACCCGCACCCCCGCCCACCGGGCCGCGCAGGGCGAGTTCCCCGGGGCGCTGGTCATCGACCGGACCGTCCTGGAGTGGCGCCTGGACCCCACCGGCCCGCACCGGATCCCGGAGGCGACCGGTCCGGACCTGCGGGTCGTCGTGGTGTGCCGGCACGGCTACAGCTCCAGCCTCGCCGCGGCGTCGCTGCGGGCGGTGGGCCTGTCCCGGGCCACCGACCTGGTGGGCGGGGTGGAGGCGTGGATCGCCGCCGGGTTCCCCGTCCACCGCGGCCCGGTGGACCTGCGGGAGTGAGCGCGCGGGCGGCCTAGCGCGGGGGCACCGCGGCGGAGGGCCCCGGGCGCTCCGGCTGACCCGTGCGGGCCACCGCCTCGACCAGGGCGCGGGCCACGTCCTGCGGGGCCAGGCCCGCCTCGTCGAGGAGGGCGTCGCGGGCCCCGACGTCGAGGAACCGCTGCGGCAGGGCGAAGCCGTGCACCGGGGTGGCGTCGTCGCGCTCGCGCAGGCCGGCGGCCAGCGCCCACCCGACCCCGCCGACCTCGCCCCCGTCCTCGAGGACGGCGACGTGGCGGTGGCTGCGGGCGAGGTCCACCAGCGCCTCGTCCACGGGCACCACCCAGCGTGGGTCGACGACGGTGACCCCGACGCCGTGGGCGCGCAGGCGGGCGGCGACGTCGAGGGCGCGGGTCACCAGGGCGCCGACGGCGACGAGGAGGACGTCGTCGCCCTGCGCCCAGGCCGGGCCCTCCAGGACGTCGGCGTGCCCGGTGCGGGCGATCGCAGGGATCGCCGCGGGGACCTTCCCCTTGCTGAAGCGCAGCACGGTGGGGGCGTCGTCGACGTCGACGGCCTCGCGCAGCTCCGCGCGCAGGGTGGCGGCGTCGCGCGGGGCGGCCAGGCGCAGGCCGGGCACGAGCCGGCACAGCCCGAGGTCCCACACCCCGTGGTGGCTGGGGCCGTCGGGCCCGGTGACCCCGGCGCGGTCGAGGACGAGGGTGACCCCGGCCCGGTGCAGGCCCACGTCGAGCAGGAGCTGGTCGAAGGCGCGGTTGAGGAAGGTGGCGTAGACGGCGACGACGGGGTGCAGCCCGCCGGCGGCCATGCCGGCGGCGGAGGTGACGGCGTGCTGCTCGGCGATGCCGACGTCGAAGACGCGCTCGGGGTGGGCCCGGGCGAAGGGTTCCAGGCCCACGGGGGCGCGCATGGCGGCGGTGACGCCCACGACG includes:
- a CDS encoding HRDC domain-containing protein gives rise to the protein MTNAPTQQQEQEQAEPELPMLSAPADGLPPVVADEAALARTVAAFAAGTGPVAVDAERASGYRYGQRAFLVQLRREGAGTALIDPDALPDLSSLGAVLADAEWVLHAANQDLPCLAEVGMRPTRLFDTELGSRIAGLPRVGLGAVVEELLGLRLAKEHSAVDWSTRPLPEPWLTYAALDVEVLVQVRDALAERLAAQGKLEWALEEFAAVADAPAPVPPAEPWRRVSGLHAVRSRRQLAVVRALWQARDEEARRRDTSPGRLLPDSAIVAAARATPRTPQALASTSGFTGRAAKSKLQTWADAVAAALALPEADLPAHTPRGDGPPPPRAWAAKDPLAAARLGAARAAVTALAEEHGLPVENLLQPDALRRVAWAPPQPLEAEGVRAALAARGARPWQLDLVAAPVAAAMAQARVTEADPGPAPVED
- a CDS encoding ATP-binding protein — encoded protein: MERLTLHDQLSAAAMARHWVCDHCPEQHLPAARRWIAELLTSELVVNALAHGRGPVVLSLTHDEEGILVGISDSDERVPTLRAQSPGATAGRGIALVDALATTWGVYGSDGSRTDADTGGWPRPQESGGKTVWFHLATG
- a CDS encoding rhodanese-like domain-containing protein, whose product is MSAEEVLAAARAGLDRLTPQRLRAEQEAGALVVDTRTPAHRAAQGEFPGALVIDRTVLEWRLDPTGPHRIPEATGPDLRVVVVCRHGYSSSLAAASLRAVGLSRATDLVGGVEAWIAAGFPVHRGPVDLRE